In a genomic window of Flavobacteriales bacterium:
- a CDS encoding TolC family protein: MKSSWAFCACLCFISPAYADAQKSLRLNDAIQLALDASPSIKGADAEYGAAQGERRQASAYLNPTIGFDAENVSGTGAFSGTDGAELTAGVSQTFEIGGKRSARIKAADHGQVIARYGQSAAKLNLVRDVSTAFANAVAAQEEASIATEQADLARDVYKTVDKRVSAAAEPLVQRNKAKILMANADLTAQRAQGQKNAVLKVLGALWGSNTAVAVDPADFYKIEKPNIDVDAQKLLRDTVDYKQTSAAADQAQSLLDLERANAVPNPTFNVGLRDFRASNDQALVAGVSIPLPVFNMNRGNIEKARQQAIKANTDRQKLLLDGQMDLAERLQLLQNAYLTASSIKETILPEAQEAFAQAKRGYNAGKFAYLEVLDAQRTLMDTRLSYIQALRDYHIQRAEIERLTAQDIVTGDKP, from the coding sequence ATGAAAAGTTCGTGGGCATTTTGTGCCTGTTTGTGCTTCATCAGCCCTGCTTATGCTGATGCGCAGAAATCTTTGCGTCTTAATGACGCTATTCAGCTTGCGCTGGACGCATCGCCAAGTATCAAAGGCGCCGATGCAGAATATGGCGCGGCACAGGGCGAACGCCGTCAGGCCTCTGCGTACCTGAACCCGACCATCGGTTTCGATGCCGAGAATGTCAGCGGCACGGGTGCCTTTAGCGGTACAGATGGCGCTGAATTGACGGCAGGCGTATCGCAGACATTTGAAATTGGCGGCAAGCGCTCAGCACGTATCAAAGCAGCTGATCATGGTCAGGTTATCGCCCGATACGGCCAGTCAGCAGCCAAACTGAATTTGGTACGCGATGTAAGTACGGCCTTTGCCAATGCTGTTGCCGCCCAGGAGGAAGCCTCTATTGCGACAGAGCAAGCTGACCTCGCCCGCGACGTTTACAAGACGGTCGATAAGCGTGTCAGCGCTGCTGCCGAGCCGCTTGTCCAGCGCAATAAGGCCAAAATCCTGATGGCAAATGCAGACCTCACTGCCCAGCGTGCGCAAGGTCAAAAAAATGCTGTATTGAAGGTCTTGGGGGCTCTGTGGGGGAGTAACACGGCTGTGGCGGTTGATCCTGCCGATTTCTACAAAATCGAAAAACCGAATATCGATGTCGATGCACAAAAGCTGTTACGGGACACGGTGGATTATAAACAGACATCTGCCGCTGCCGATCAAGCGCAATCCCTGCTCGATTTGGAACGTGCTAATGCCGTACCTAATCCGACCTTCAATGTCGGTCTGCGCGATTTCCGAGCGTCGAATGATCAGGCACTTGTCGCTGGTGTATCTATCCCTTTACCCGTCTTCAATATGAACCGGGGCAATATCGAGAAAGCTCGCCAGCAAGCGATAAAAGCTAATACCGACCGCCAGAAACTTTTGCTGGATGGGCAGATGGATTTGGCCGAGCGCTTGCAGCTTTTGCAAAACGCCTATCTGACGGCTTCCTCAATCAAAGAAACAATCCTGCCGGAAGCACAGGAAGCCTTTGCACAGGCCAAGCGTGGTTATAATGCAGGGAAGTTCGCTTATCTGGAAGTCTTGGACGCGCAGCGCACACTGATGGATACAAGGCTATCTTATATTCAGGCTTTGCGCGATTACCACATTCAAAGAGCAGAAATCGAGCGCCTGACCGCGCAGGACATTGTGACAGGAGATAAACCATGA
- a CDS encoding outer membrane lipoprotein carrier protein LolA, protein MKNALLLTAALLLTPIASSAQDDPKSKAIVDRLMAQSKSWTSFEADFTSRLQSTKDKLDVKQEGNMKVKGKRFRLVLDKNTIINDGKVLHTYSKETNEVTLNDPAEMDQDLDPSTMFTQYEKGFKSQFVEEKADASGAMTQVVKLFPIDPAKKPFHTVLLTVEKAKGDPRSVQVLYKDGNVVTYTVKKFTANPDLPDGLFTFDKSKYPGVEVNDLR, encoded by the coding sequence ATGAAGAATGCCCTGCTCCTTACCGCTGCGCTCCTCCTCACGCCGATCGCATCCTCTGCACAGGACGACCCCAAATCGAAAGCGATCGTTGACCGCCTGATGGCCCAGTCCAAGAGCTGGACCAGCTTCGAAGCCGACTTCACCAGCCGCCTGCAGAGCACCAAGGACAAGCTCGACGTGAAGCAGGAGGGCAACATGAAGGTGAAGGGAAAGCGCTTCCGCCTCGTGCTCGACAAGAACACCATCATCAACGATGGCAAGGTGCTGCACACCTACAGCAAAGAGACCAACGAGGTCACCTTGAACGATCCCGCCGAAATGGACCAGGACCTCGACCCGAGCACCATGTTCACCCAGTACGAGAAAGGCTTCAAGAGCCAGTTCGTGGAGGAGAAGGCCGATGCCAGCGGCGCGATGACGCAAGTGGTGAAGCTCTTCCCTATCGATCCGGCGAAGAAGCCATTCCACACCGTGCTGCTCACGGTTGAAAAAGCCAAGGGCGACCCGCGCAGCGTGCAAGTGCTCTACAAGGATGGCAACGTGGTCACTTACACGGTGAAGAAATTCACGGCCAACCCTGATCTCCCGGATGGTCTCTTCACCTTCGACAAGAGCAAGTATCCGGGCGTGGAGGTGAACGACCTGCGCTGA
- a CDS encoding site-2 protease family protein has product MAGILDRGSIPLFVFKGIAVRLHWSFVLLPVYVLYSGLSQGMDWEMIGLRLGMVAIAFACVVLHEYGHALTARRFGVGTRDITLLPIGGVASLERMPEEPRHEFWITVAGPAVNLAIALLAIIAMAALGLLGFFTDLLLGGASLFTNALLFLAGLNIWLFLFNLIPAFPMDGGRILRSLLAMRMPRERATRIAAVLGRGVAILGIGYGLFAGEPFLALIGVFIFMAAGAEARNVVQREHLRGITVGQVMRTRFWSMGLNSTVHEAVNELLAGGDTSLVVIGMDGLPMGVLHRNDLFGAVEAGRKDMRLIDLPPKPAPMVAPEADAHESTQRMIVGGLPLLPVVQEHRLVGVLEAANLSEFVKVKQAEAASRR; this is encoded by the coding sequence ATGGCCGGCATCCTCGATCGCGGATCGATCCCGCTCTTCGTCTTCAAGGGCATAGCCGTCCGGTTGCATTGGAGCTTCGTGCTGCTGCCGGTCTATGTCCTGTACTCGGGCCTTTCGCAAGGCATGGATTGGGAGATGATCGGCCTGCGCCTGGGCATGGTGGCAATCGCCTTCGCCTGCGTGGTGCTGCATGAATACGGCCATGCCCTCACGGCACGTCGCTTCGGTGTAGGCACGCGCGACATCACCCTGCTGCCCATTGGTGGCGTGGCCTCTTTGGAGCGCATGCCTGAAGAGCCGCGCCATGAGTTCTGGATCACGGTGGCCGGCCCGGCTGTGAACTTGGCCATCGCACTCCTTGCCATCATCGCCATGGCGGCACTGGGCCTCTTGGGCTTCTTCACGGACCTGTTGCTCGGCGGCGCATCGCTCTTCACCAACGCGCTGCTCTTCCTCGCAGGGCTCAACATCTGGCTCTTCCTCTTCAACCTGATCCCCGCATTCCCCATGGACGGCGGCCGCATCCTGCGATCCCTGTTGGCCATGCGGATGCCACGTGAACGCGCCACCCGCATCGCCGCCGTCCTGGGTCGGGGCGTGGCCATCCTCGGCATCGGCTACGGGCTTTTCGCTGGCGAGCCCTTCCTCGCCTTGATCGGGGTCTTCATCTTCATGGCTGCCGGCGCTGAGGCGCGCAACGTGGTGCAGCGCGAGCACTTGCGGGGAATCACCGTTGGGCAAGTGATGCGCACGCGCTTCTGGAGCATGGGACTGAACTCCACGGTGCACGAGGCCGTGAATGAGCTGCTCGCAGGCGGCGACACCTCCTTGGTGGTGATCGGCATGGACGGCCTTCCCATGGGCGTCCTGCACCGCAACGACCTCTTCGGCGCGGTGGAGGCCGGCCGCAAAGACATGCGCCTCATCGACCTTCCACCGAAACCGGCACCCATGGTGGCACCGGAAGCTGATGCGCATGAAAGCACCCAACGGATGATCGTCGGTGGCCTTCCTTTGCTGCCCGTGGTGCAAGAGCATCGCTTGGTGGGCGTGCTGGAAGCCGCCAACCTCAGCGAATTCGTGAAGGTGAAGCAGGCCGAAGCGGCGAGCCGTCGCTAG
- a CDS encoding YceI family protein, which translates to MRGCLLIILLTFTALAGRAQERDLLRLIDSEVRFTSVAPLETITAACVLGSGLIDRADRTFAVQLPVVDFMGFNAPLQREHFHENYMSVEDWPHATFTGRIIEAIDLGAPGKHAVRAKGVLTIRGQAVERVIPCAIDVAPSGLSVSARFEVPVADHGIRIPRVVQQKVAAVVQVEARLSFAP; encoded by the coding sequence ATGCGGGGTTGCCTCCTGATCATACTTCTCACGTTCACGGCGCTCGCCGGGCGGGCGCAGGAAAGGGACCTCTTGCGCTTGATCGATTCCGAGGTTCGCTTCACCAGCGTAGCTCCATTGGAGACCATCACAGCGGCCTGCGTGCTTGGCAGCGGCCTCATCGATAGGGCTGATCGGACCTTTGCCGTGCAGCTGCCCGTAGTTGATTTCATGGGTTTCAATGCGCCATTGCAGCGGGAGCATTTCCATGAGAACTACATGTCCGTAGAGGACTGGCCGCATGCCACCTTCACAGGCCGCATCATCGAGGCGATCGACCTCGGGGCGCCCGGAAAGCATGCGGTGCGAGCGAAGGGCGTGCTCACCATCAGAGGGCAGGCGGTGGAGCGCGTGATCCCATGCGCGATCGACGTCGCGCCCAGTGGCCTGTCTGTGAGCGCGCGCTTCGAGGTCCCAGTGGCCGATCACGGTATCCGCATCCCCCGCGTGGTGCAGCAGAAAGTGGCGGCGGTGGTGCAGGTGGAAGCGCGGTTGTCATTCGCACCTTGA
- a CDS encoding RDD family protein, with translation MSNIRIETAQNVVIHHEVAGIGDRLVAWLIDGLVKMAWYVFWLMMLFILEPQDWDDTSVGVYLILVQLPPSFYHLASELLMDGKSVGKNVMKIKVVRIDGGQPTLGQYLLRWLIRPLDSLYGLGLVVVLINGKGQRIGDLAGGTTVVSLKQRTRLADTLLTEVRDAHVARFPQAVRLTDAQAALVKEVLGSTRMANRFAMIDEVAAKVRATTGSAAMV, from the coding sequence ATGAGCAACATCCGCATCGAGACCGCTCAGAACGTCGTCATCCACCATGAGGTGGCCGGCATCGGCGATCGATTGGTGGCATGGCTCATTGATGGCTTGGTGAAGATGGCCTGGTACGTCTTCTGGCTCATGATGCTCTTCATCCTGGAGCCGCAGGATTGGGATGACACGAGCGTTGGCGTCTACTTGATCCTCGTTCAGCTGCCACCGAGCTTCTACCACCTTGCCAGCGAACTGCTCATGGACGGCAAGAGCGTGGGCAAGAACGTGATGAAGATCAAGGTGGTGCGCATCGACGGTGGTCAACCCACCCTGGGGCAGTACCTCTTGCGCTGGCTCATACGCCCGCTCGACAGCCTCTACGGGCTCGGGCTCGTAGTGGTGCTGATCAACGGCAAAGGCCAAAGGATCGGCGACCTGGCTGGGGGCACCACCGTTGTTTCATTGAAGCAGCGCACCCGCTTGGCTGACACACTGCTCACCGAAGTCCGTGATGCGCATGTGGCGCGTTTCCCGCAGGCCGTTCGCCTGACCGATGCTCAGGCTGCATTGGTGAAAGAGGTGCTCGGCAGCACGCGCATGGCGAACCGCTTCGCCATGATCGATGAGGTGGCGGCCAAGGTGCGCGCCACGACAGGATCAGCGGCGATGGTCTGA
- the lepB gene encoding signal peptidase I produces the protein MGVLFLLNALIIRFVTVRSASMFATLRPGDLLLVQRWTTWTGIHRGDIVVFRDPLKDSEPRWRRPLMVKRVAGTPGDILELRNARLFVNGTQADQPEGMTLSHLVRLRSGVDASALAQRHGLPDALIVPGRSNLETALNAPLADALVKDGSVVSVAPMRLDSGGKRHLFPFSPFYPWNGDDYGPITVPKRGDRLRITVDNLPLYDRLISVYEGHRLSNSGNVLLIDGQPLTTYEVEKDYYFVLGDSRHFSADSRYWGFVPNDHLIGRAVLLHRR, from the coding sequence TTGGGCGTTCTATTCCTGCTCAATGCGCTCATCATTCGCTTCGTCACCGTGCGCAGCGCGAGCATGTTCGCTACGCTGCGGCCTGGCGACCTGCTGCTGGTGCAACGCTGGACGACGTGGACAGGCATTCACCGCGGTGACATCGTGGTGTTCCGCGACCCGCTGAAGGATTCCGAGCCCCGGTGGCGAAGGCCCTTGATGGTGAAGCGTGTGGCCGGTACCCCTGGCGACATCCTTGAGCTTCGGAATGCCAGGCTCTTCGTGAATGGCACGCAAGCGGATCAGCCTGAGGGCATGACCTTGAGCCATCTGGTGCGCTTGCGTAGTGGCGTTGATGCGAGCGCATTGGCGCAGCGGCATGGCTTGCCTGACGCCCTCATCGTTCCAGGAAGGAGCAACCTGGAAACCGCGTTGAATGCGCCATTGGCCGATGCACTCGTGAAGGATGGATCGGTGGTGAGCGTCGCGCCCATGCGGCTCGATTCGGGCGGGAAACGGCACCTCTTCCCCTTCAGCCCGTTCTACCCGTGGAATGGCGATGACTATGGCCCCATCACCGTGCCCAAGCGCGGCGACAGGCTCAGGATCACCGTTGACAATCTGCCTCTCTATGATCGGCTCATCTCCGTTTACGAAGGGCACCGGTTGAGCAATAGCGGCAACGTGCTCCTGATTGATGGACAGCCGCTTACGACTTACGAAGTGGAGAAGGACTACTACTTCGTGCTGGGCGATAGCCGTCACTTCAGCGCCGATTCCCGCTACTGGGGCTTCGTGCCGAATGACCATCTGATCGGACGGGCAGTACTGCTGCATCGAAGATGA
- a CDS encoding histidine kinase — MQYSEASGLSNDNVLGARATPDGAVFATLAGVSVVRNGSMQRAAGDAGFTFDALLHDGGLLAATDGKGIRSVEPDSPVSEELRKGTYYSLLRDSGGRFWAIGPGTGFCRADDASQPCIAAGLPPFDGDLYALGEVAGHLIAFGSTGVLALDPITGDLFDVTTAFGLNDITAGLNCVSSDVQGALWFACSKGLVRLRPQAAHFRKGLKTALLLAEVAGEAVDHAQGLRLAHDRSSLVLRFTATHWADPAAVRFQYRLRGFSEGIVDTRDRQAAFPALPPGSYTFQVRAFAGAPDADAPWTELGITVTPPWWRLPWVLVLFFILALGIAFAVIRARDRRLRFRDRMEQEKVRFQLEALRSQVDPHFLFNSFNALVELIESEPAKAVGHVEQLSTFFRNILQVRDQERITVEEELRLLATYFALEQRRFGSRIALQVDVDAASRARAIVPLTLQLLVENALKHNVVIGGEPFTITVASEGDSLVVANPIRPRTTPARSTGFGLESITKRYAALTGRPIEVVDGEGRFWVRIPLIDPQP; from the coding sequence GTGCAATACAGCGAAGCCAGCGGCCTGTCGAATGACAATGTGCTGGGGGCGCGCGCCACTCCAGACGGTGCTGTGTTCGCCACGCTCGCGGGCGTGTCCGTCGTTCGAAACGGATCAATGCAGCGGGCGGCCGGCGATGCGGGCTTCACCTTCGATGCCTTGTTGCACGATGGCGGCTTGCTGGCAGCAACGGATGGCAAGGGCATTCGCAGCGTCGAGCCCGACTCACCGGTCAGTGAAGAGCTGCGGAAGGGCACCTACTACAGCCTGCTGCGCGATTCTGGTGGCCGGTTCTGGGCGATCGGCCCGGGGACCGGTTTCTGCCGCGCCGATGATGCATCGCAGCCCTGCATCGCAGCGGGCTTGCCGCCCTTTGATGGCGACCTCTATGCCTTGGGCGAGGTTGCTGGCCATCTGATCGCCTTCGGCAGCACGGGCGTGCTGGCGCTCGATCCCATCACCGGCGACCTGTTCGATGTCACAACGGCTTTCGGCCTGAACGACATCACCGCCGGGTTGAATTGCGTCTCCTCGGATGTGCAGGGCGCGCTCTGGTTCGCATGCAGCAAGGGCCTGGTCAGGCTTCGTCCGCAGGCCGCGCACTTCAGGAAGGGACTCAAGACAGCGCTGCTGCTCGCCGAGGTGGCTGGCGAAGCCGTTGATCACGCACAAGGTCTTCGGCTTGCCCATGACCGCAGCTCGTTGGTCCTGCGGTTCACCGCCACGCATTGGGCCGACCCTGCTGCGGTGCGATTCCAGTACCGGCTCCGTGGATTCAGCGAAGGCATCGTTGATACACGAGACCGCCAAGCGGCATTCCCCGCCTTGCCTCCGGGGAGCTACACGTTTCAAGTGCGCGCCTTCGCGGGTGCACCCGATGCCGATGCGCCATGGACAGAGCTGGGTATCACGGTGACTCCGCCGTGGTGGAGGCTGCCTTGGGTGCTGGTGCTGTTCTTCATCCTTGCCTTGGGCATTGCATTCGCCGTGATTCGCGCCCGCGATCGCAGACTGCGTTTCCGCGACCGCATGGAGCAGGAGAAGGTGCGCTTCCAGCTTGAAGCACTGCGCTCCCAGGTCGATCCGCACTTCCTCTTCAACAGCTTCAATGCGCTTGTTGAGTTGATCGAGAGCGAGCCCGCCAAGGCCGTGGGGCATGTGGAGCAGTTGAGCACCTTCTTCCGGAATATCCTACAAGTGCGCGATCAGGAGCGCATCACGGTGGAGGAAGAGCTGCGCTTGCTGGCCACGTATTTCGCGCTGGAGCAGCGGAGGTTCGGGAGCCGCATCGCGCTGCAGGTCGATGTGGACGCCGCCAGCCGAGCTCGGGCCATCGTGCCTCTCACCTTGCAGCTGCTGGTTGAGAACGCGCTCAAGCACAATGTGGTGATCGGGGGGGAGCCATTCACGATCACCGTTGCATCCGAGGGCGATTCGCTGGTGGTGGCCAATCCGATCCGTCCGCGCACGACGCCGGCACGGTCCACGGGCTTCGGATTGGAGAGCATCACGAAGCGCTATGCCGCGCTCACCGGCCGTCCCATCGAAGTGGTTGACGGGGAAGGGCGATTCTGGGTGCGGATACCTTTGATCGACCCCCAACCATGA
- a CDS encoding universal stress protein translates to MARILIPTDFSSGSLRAAVYAVRLFGADGNRFVLLNTFMMPAGAASTMWNMDELLARESITGLKQFESVLRAALPGVDAHLETVCEHGDLPNVVDRFLGDEEKPICVVMGTLGASGIQEALFGSNTASVIKHGSFPVLAVPSDAEYRAPKRILLADDGGPVKKESLALLLDIARWSQSELRIARVVNEQVTADDGGQQAYDQLLGGIPHSQQYLSAENVEAALNDLAEQGDADLLAVLHRKRGLFQGLFHRSTAAKLAMHTHLPLLVLQQAER, encoded by the coding sequence ATGGCGCGTATCCTGATTCCTACCGACTTCAGTTCCGGCTCACTCCGGGCGGCAGTGTATGCCGTGCGCCTGTTCGGTGCTGATGGCAACCGGTTCGTACTCTTGAACACCTTCATGATGCCGGCCGGTGCTGCCAGCACCATGTGGAACATGGATGAGCTTCTCGCTCGAGAGTCAATCACAGGGCTGAAGCAATTCGAATCCGTGCTGCGCGCCGCGCTCCCTGGCGTGGATGCGCATCTGGAAACGGTCTGCGAGCACGGTGACCTGCCGAATGTGGTTGACCGCTTCCTGGGCGATGAGGAGAAGCCGATCTGCGTGGTGATGGGCACTCTTGGCGCCAGCGGCATCCAAGAGGCGCTCTTCGGCAGCAACACCGCCAGCGTGATCAAGCACGGCAGCTTCCCCGTGCTGGCCGTGCCGTCCGATGCTGAGTACCGCGCACCCAAGCGCATCTTGCTCGCTGACGATGGCGGACCGGTGAAGAAGGAATCACTGGCGCTGCTGCTCGACATCGCGCGCTGGAGCCAAAGCGAGCTCCGCATAGCTCGCGTGGTGAACGAGCAGGTGACGGCAGACGATGGTGGCCAACAGGCCTATGACCAATTGCTCGGCGGCATTCCGCACAGCCAGCAATACCTCAGCGCCGAGAACGTGGAGGCCGCTCTGAACGACTTGGCCGAGCAAGGCGATGCCGACCTGCTCGCCGTGCTCCACCGGAAGCGCGGCCTTTTCCAAGGGCTTTTCCACCGCAGCACCGCCGCCAAGCTGGCCATGCACACGCACCTGCCCTTGCTGGTGCTGCAGCAAGCCGAACGCTGA
- a CDS encoding response regulator transcription factor has protein sequence MKILIVEDESSAVQRLRKILAGIGGGVEAVADVPSIVSAVDWFKSNAAPDLALFDVQLADGESFVVFKRVEVTCPVIFTTAYDQHALQAFKVNAIDYLLKPVNADELRAAIERVRKLGLVRDHSALAAFHLSEQPHAYAKRFLIRYGEHFKVVEPEQIAYFHSLLKNTFLRTREGRDLPMEESLDRLEKQLDPQRFIRLNRQLIVHLHSIKELLAYSKSRVKVVLDPPYGDDAIVSSERSAAFKRWLAGE, from the coding sequence ATGAAGATCCTCATTGTCGAAGACGAGAGCTCCGCTGTGCAGCGGTTGCGGAAGATCCTGGCGGGCATCGGTGGCGGCGTAGAAGCGGTGGCCGATGTGCCGAGCATCGTCTCAGCCGTGGATTGGTTCAAGTCCAATGCAGCGCCCGACCTGGCCCTGTTCGATGTGCAGCTGGCCGATGGTGAGAGCTTCGTGGTGTTCAAGCGCGTGGAGGTGACCTGCCCGGTGATCTTCACCACGGCTTACGATCAGCACGCGTTGCAGGCCTTCAAGGTGAACGCGATCGATTACCTCTTGAAGCCTGTGAATGCCGATGAGCTCAGGGCCGCGATCGAACGGGTGCGGAAGCTGGGCCTCGTGCGCGATCACTCCGCATTGGCCGCATTTCACCTGTCTGAGCAGCCGCACGCCTATGCCAAGCGCTTCCTCATCCGCTACGGTGAGCACTTCAAGGTTGTTGAGCCTGAGCAGATCGCGTATTTCCATTCGCTGCTGAAGAACACCTTCCTCCGCACGCGAGAAGGACGTGACCTGCCCATGGAAGAGAGCCTCGACCGCCTGGAGAAGCAGCTCGACCCGCAGCGCTTCATCCGCCTCAATCGGCAGTTGATCGTGCATCTGCACAGCATCAAGGAGCTGCTGGCCTACAGCAAGAGCCGCGTGAAGGTGGTGCTCGATCCGCCTTACGGCGATGACGCCATCGTGAGCAGTGAGCGCAGCGCCGCCTTCAAGCGCTGGTTGGCCGGTGAGTGA
- a CDS encoding YceI family protein codes for MSLALAPIALAAQDRYMTRTGHIDFHSSTPLEDIHADNDKVTSVWDITTGAIEFSVLIKAFTFEKALMQEHFNENYMESSKFPKASFKGALKGVTAEQLAKAGTYPVTAEGTISIHGVDQPAKATGTITVDGKGGIRAESKFQVKPEDHGIKIPGAVRKNIAEAMDVSVRMDFTKMP; via the coding sequence ATGAGCCTCGCGCTCGCACCGATCGCCCTCGCTGCGCAAGACCGCTACATGACGCGCACGGGCCACATCGACTTCCATTCCTCCACGCCTTTGGAGGATATCCATGCCGATAACGACAAGGTGACCAGCGTCTGGGACATCACCACCGGCGCCATCGAGTTCTCCGTCCTGATCAAGGCGTTCACGTTCGAGAAGGCCCTGATGCAGGAGCACTTCAACGAGAACTACATGGAGAGCAGCAAGTTCCCCAAGGCCTCGTTCAAAGGCGCCCTCAAAGGGGTCACCGCAGAGCAGTTGGCGAAAGCAGGGACTTACCCGGTGACGGCTGAGGGCACGATCAGCATCCATGGTGTGGATCAGCCGGCCAAGGCTACGGGCACCATCACCGTCGATGGCAAGGGCGGCATCCGCGCGGAGAGCAAGTTCCAGGTGAAGCCCGAGGATCACGGCATCAAGATCCCAGGAGCGGTGCGCAAGAACATAGCTGAGGCCATGGATGTCTCGGTGCGGATGGACTTCACCAAGATGCCCTGA
- a CDS encoding FAD-binding oxidoreductase, translating into MQSVWERTSFTAQADLVVVGSGIVGLFAAIFHQRRNPKHRVVILERGPHPIGASARNAGFACFGSPSELLHDIETEGSHTALARAEERWIGLHELRAELGDEAIGFELTGGHEAFRASDALYPLVAERFDHLNDLLRPITGQVTYRWDDARIRTCGLHGIEHLACTDLEGAIDSGMLMRALLRKAGQAGVEVRFNAEVARIEEGASEVVLPLRDGTAWRCSRVLVATNGFTASLLPELDVVPARGQVLLTAPVPGLALRGCFHMNEGFYYFRDCAGGVLLGGGRHLDLAGERTWEEGLTPRIQDALEGLLREVILPGVDFKVAQRWSGTMAFGSTGKSPLVDRLSDRVSVAVRMGGMGVAIGIRVARNACDLLV; encoded by the coding sequence ATGCAGAGCGTTTGGGAACGTACCTCCTTCACCGCACAAGCAGACCTCGTGGTGGTCGGCTCGGGCATCGTTGGGCTCTTCGCCGCGATCTTCCATCAACGCAGGAACCCGAAGCATCGCGTAGTGATCCTTGAACGGGGGCCGCATCCCATCGGCGCCAGCGCGCGCAATGCTGGGTTCGCTTGCTTCGGAAGCCCCAGCGAACTGCTTCACGACATCGAAACCGAGGGCTCGCATACCGCCCTCGCTCGGGCCGAGGAGCGCTGGATAGGCCTTCATGAATTGCGCGCTGAATTAGGCGACGAAGCGATCGGGTTCGAGTTGACGGGCGGGCATGAAGCGTTCCGGGCAAGTGACGCACTGTACCCGCTCGTGGCGGAGAGGTTCGATCACCTGAACGACCTGTTGCGGCCGATCACCGGGCAGGTCACCTATCGGTGGGATGATGCCCGGATCCGCACCTGCGGCCTTCATGGCATCGAGCATCTTGCCTGCACTGATCTGGAAGGAGCCATCGATAGCGGCATGTTGATGCGCGCGCTGCTGCGGAAGGCCGGGCAGGCCGGGGTCGAGGTACGTTTCAACGCTGAGGTGGCCCGGATCGAAGAGGGGGCATCTGAAGTGGTGCTGCCGTTGCGTGATGGGACGGCCTGGCGCTGTTCCCGAGTACTGGTCGCGACGAATGGATTCACCGCCTCGCTCTTGCCTGAATTGGATGTGGTGCCTGCGCGCGGCCAAGTGCTGCTCACTGCGCCTGTGCCGGGGCTCGCCCTGCGCGGCTGCTTCCACATGAACGAGGGCTTCTATTATTTCCGCGACTGCGCAGGAGGGGTGCTGCTGGGCGGAGGCCGCCACCTTGATCTTGCAGGCGAGCGAACTTGGGAGGAAGGGCTAACCCCTCGGATCCAGGACGCGCTGGAGGGCCTTTTGCGCGAGGTCATCCTGCCCGGCGTGGATTTCAAGGTTGCGCAACGCTGGAGCGGCACCATGGCGTTCGGCAGCACCGGGAAGTCTCCGCTCGTCGATCGCCTGAGTGATCGTGTTTCGGTGGCGGTGAGAATGGGAGGAATGGGTGTGGCGATCGGCATCCGGGTGGCGCGAAATGCCTGCGATTTGCTTGTTTAG